A genomic region of Cannabis sativa cultivar Pink pepper isolate KNU-18-1 chromosome 1, ASM2916894v1, whole genome shotgun sequence contains the following coding sequences:
- the LOC115704893 gene encoding uncharacterized protein LOC115704893, which yields MQNTHYSWTHLIYILNDSSIALTHRAKQEREREREKMSSMVSGYKQMVITGSESTSTGNTTTKGALQLEVECVKCYSCGFTEECTPAYISRVRERYQGRWICGLCVEAVKDEVLRSDRLITTEEALNRHITFCKKFRSSNPHHKETEHPIFAIGKILRRSLDSPRALRSNSSSSLETVKRVSTPSLVRSGSCFSSLSS from the coding sequence aTGCAAAATACTCATTATTCGTGGACCCACCTTATATATATCTTGAATGACTCATCTATTGCTCTAACACACAGAGCAaagcaagagagagaaagagagagagagaaaatgagCTCAATGGTGTCTGGTTACAAACAAATGGTGATTACAGGTTCAGAATCCACAAGCACAGGCAACACAACAACCAAAGGAGCCCTCCAGCTCGAGGTTGAATGCGTAAAATGCTACTCTTGTGGCTTCACAGAAGAGTGTACTCCCGCGTACATCTCACGCGTCCGAGAACGGTACCAGGGCCGTTGGATATGCGGACTTTGCGTTGAGGCGGTCAAAGACGAAGTCCTCAGGTCAGATAGGCTCATCACAACAGAAGAAGCTCTCAATCGCCATATAACTTTCTGTAAGAAGTTTCGTTCATCGAATCCTCATCACAAAGAAACAGAGCACCCAATCTTCGCCATCGGAAAGATTTTACGCCGGAGTTTGGATTCCCCAAGAGCGCTTCGTTCCAATTCAAGTAGCTCTCTCGAAACTGTCAAAAGGGTTTCGACCCCTTCTCTGGTTCGTTCCGGTAGTTGCTTTTCTTCTCTATCTAGCTGA